The Lepeophtheirus salmonis chromosome 1, UVic_Lsal_1.4, whole genome shotgun sequence genome has a segment encoding these proteins:
- the LOC121128780 gene encoding chymotrypsinogen A: MLKVKRYVTFLFLSICLLGFNESQAQIRLDYSGFTNLRQNIFKGFFNFINVAYSGETSTATTTTTTTTTTATTTTTTTTTTTITTTTTVTPLHFAQSKVLETGDSTDSELYGNSTLLVAEKKGILEDVTNGITSIVSEVGNSLIGGFDKQPAGLTLIPNHCWYRGKQYDCGLSLSCVIGGKKSMDLCNGGMIWTCCVDRDQIDKIDPNLGAISDAKCGVVYDRESRIVGGKDTTFGSHPWQAAIVKQSFLSKRISCGGALIGERWVMTAAHCVHSTSISAMHVRLGEWNVRSQSEKFPHEDYAIERKEEHPEYKSATFQNDIALLRLTQDVVYKEHIIPVCLPSIQDDFEGNKAVVIGWGRTAHGQITTPSVLQEVTVKVLSPKTCQEWFKSNKRKEIIYKNEFICAGYESGGKDSCQGDSGGPLVTMKDDKSTLIGLVSWGISCAKPKLPGVYTNIANYVSWINSKI, encoded by the coding sequence atgttaaaagttAAAAGATATGTgacttttctctttttatctatTTGCCTCCTTGGTTTCAATGAAAGCCAGGCACAAATACGATTGGACTATAGTGGCTTTACAAATCTTCGTCAGAATATATTCAAAggcttttttaactttataaatgttgCATATTCAGGTGAAACGTCAACTGCTACAACAACTACAACCACGACAACAACTACAGCCACGACAACAACTACAACCACGACAACAACTACAATCACTACTACAACAACTGTTACCCCTCTTCATTTTGCTCAATCCAAGGTTCTTGAGACTGGAGATTCTACAGATTCGGAACTTTATGGGAATTCAACTCTCCTTGTTGCAGAGAAAAAAGGTATATTGGAGGATGTGACGAACGGTATAACTTCTATCGTGAGTGAGGTTGGAAACTCTCTTATTGGAGGTTTTGACAAGCAACCAGCGGGGCTTACTCTTATTCCCAATCACTGCTGGTATCGTGGAAAACAGTATGATTGTGGACTGAGTTTGAGCTGTGTAATTGGAGGGAAAAAGTCCATGGATTTATGCAACGGAGGGATGATTTGGACTTGCTGTGTTGATCGAgatcaaattgataaaatagatCCGAACCTAGGAGCTATTTCTGATGCCAAATGTGGTGTAGTGTATGATCGAGAGTCTCGTATTGTTGGAGGCAAGGATACTACCTTTGGAAGTCATCCATGGCAAGCAGCTATTGTGAAGCAAAGCTTCCTGAGTAAACGAATAAGCTGTGGAGGCGCTCTGATTGGAGAGCGTTGGGTTATGACTGCTGCACATTGTGTTCATTCGACATCTATTTCTGCCATGCATGTCCGCTTGGGAGAATGGAACGTCCGATCTCAGTCAGAGAAATTTCCTCATGAAGACTATGCTATTGAGAGAAAGGAGGAGCATCCAGAATACAAGAGTGCAACATTTCAAAACGACATTGCACTACTTCGACTCACTCAGGATGTAGTCTATAAAGAACACATTATCCCTGTTTGCTTACCCAGTATTCAGGATGACTTTGAAGGTAATAAAGCAGTTGTTATTGGATGGGGCCGAACTGCACATGGACAAATCACTACACCCAGTGTGCTTCAAGAAGTAACTGTTAAAGTTCTTTCTCCAAAGACGTGTCAAGAGTGGTTTAAGTCCAATAAACGGAaggaaattatttacaaaaatgaattcatttgtGCTGGCTATGAAAGTGGAGGAAAGGATTCGTGTCAGGGTGACTCTGGGGGCCCTTTAGTTACAATGAAG
- the Usp5 gene encoding ubiquitin carboxyl-terminal hydrolase 5 — protein sequence MEILEKSLDKVRTPTPSDRIYKDECFFSFDTPESPGGLFICLNRFLGFGEDYVHDYIKKTGLSLFLRLRRTKSKKDKGPTATKVSRLAIGEPGGFTPDTLLEETNTVVLIKDGELHEFPATDPNLPLAIQMSVNGIVCGNSAFKQRELEREGNRWDGEVLNVSKFANDLKQCDSPVQLPHQGWKCEKCDLTCNLWLNLTSGATLCGRKNFDGSGGNNHAVEYYQETKYPLAVKLGTVTKDGKADVYSYPEDNMVLNPNLKEHLAHFGLKVELLDKTDKSMVEMEIDMNQRIGEWATLTESGSKLTPVFGPGFTGLQSLGNTCYLNSVVQMLMSIPSIVKIYENAKDNEFEKIKFDSSFVDNLDFQLCRLTHGMISGKYSRKPAESNINELDADDSQPGIRPTIFKDIIGKSHPDFSGSQQQDAQMFFLHLLTVLERKSNLEFPGHCLQFEVEDRIECGATGRVKYINRIEDYLPFPIPMEASINQPDVDAYLARKKAGGPDFKEEIVRPVITFDSCVKTFSTEEVVLDFHSSALNGESTFAKKTMRLKTFPDYLFIQMKKFDADPVTHQPYKLNVEVLMPDEIDLSCLKAKGGLQPGEVELEDSPSSRENKNTIVPDDAIVSQLASMGFSFEGCKKAVIYTKNSGVEAAMNWVMEHMEDSDFNEPMKEEGDGSASNEFVPSEESIATVMSMGFSATQAKHVLKKTDGNVERAVEWIFSHPDEMNEANNPAPSKKPLTDGPSKYSLQACISHMGTSHLVGHYVCHIRKDDSQWVIFNDNKVALSENPPKTLAYLYLYKRI from the exons ATGGAAATCCTGGAAAAGAGTTTAGACAAAGTCCGCACACCTACCCCGAGTGATCGTATCTACAAGGACGAATGCTTCTTTAGCTTCGATACCCCT GAATCTCCAGGAGGATTGTTTATCTGTTTAAATCGATTTCTCGGATTTGGTGAAGACTACGTCCATGACTATATTAAGAAAACTGGATTATCTTTGTTTCTGAGGCTTCGACGCACGAAAAGCAAGAAAGATAAAGGTCCAACGGCCACAAAGGTGTCACGACTGGCCATTGGCGAGCCCGGAGGATTCACTCCGGATACTTTGTTGGAAGAAACAAATACGGTTGTACTCATTAAGGATGGTGAACTCCACGAGTTTCCAGCCACAGATCCTAACTTACCACTCGCTATTCAAATGTCTGTGAACGGGATTGTTTGTGGGAACTCTGCCTTTAAGCAACGCGAGTTGGAGAGGGAAGGTAATCGATGGGACGGGGAAGTCTTGAATGTCTCTAAATTTGCCAATGATCTCAAACAGTGCGATTCCCCTGTGCAGTTACCTCATCAAGGATGGAAATGTGAAAAATGTGATTTGACTTGTAATCTTTGGCTCAATTTAACTTCGGGTGCTACACTTTGTGGTCGAAAGAATTTTGATGGAAGTGGAGGGAATAATCATGCTGTTGAATATTATCAAGAAACCAAATACCCATTG GCTGTTAAACTGGGTACTGTTACTAAAGATGGAAAGGCTGATGTTTATAGTTATCCTGAAGACAATATGGTGTTGAATCCTAATTTGAAAGAGCATTTAGCGCACTTTGGCCTTAAAGTCGAGTTGTTGGACAAGACTGATAAATCCATGGTTGAAATGGAAATCGATATGAATCAACGTATAGGGGAATGGGCTACATTAACTGAATCTGGGTCTAAGCTGACGCCCGTCTTTGGACCAGGTTTTACAGGATTACAAAGCCTGGGTAATACTTGCTACCTCAATAGTGTTGTTCAAATGCTCATGAGCATACCTAGTATTGTTAAGATCTATGAAAATGCTAAAGacaatgaatttgaaaaaattaaattcgatTCAAGTTTTGTTGACAATTTAGATTTTCAGCTCTGTCGATTGACTCATGGTATGATCAGTGGAAAGTACTCACGTAAACCCGCAGAATCTAATATCAATGAGCTTGATGCTGATGACTCTCAGCCTGGAATTCGTCCTACTATTTTCAAAGACATTATTGGAAAGAGCCATCCCGATTTCTCAGGATCACAGCAACAAGATGCTCAAATGttctttttgcatttattaacagtcttGGAGCGAAAATCTAATTTAGAATTCCCAGGTCATTGTCTACAATTTGAAGTGGAGGACCGCATTGAATGTGGTGCTACGGGGCgtgtcaaatatataaatagaatcgAAGACTATCTTCCATTCCCTATACCGATGGAAGCCTCAATTAATCAACCAGACGTAGATGCATATCTGGCTAGAAAGAAGGCCGGAGGTCCTGATTTTAAGGAAGAAATTGTACGTCCTGTTATTACTTTTGATAGTTGTGTGAAGACCTTCAGTACCGAGGAAGTGGTTCTTGATTTTCATTCCTCTGCCCTTAATGGAGAGTCGAcatttgctaaaaaaacaatGCGACTTAAAACCTTTCCTGACTACTTGTTTATTCAGATGAAGAAATTTGACGCCGATCCTGTCACTCATCAGCCTTACAAACTCAATGTTGAAGTCTTGATGCCTGATGAAATTGATTTGTCATGTCTGAAGGCTAAAGGAGGTTTGCAACCAGGTGAGGTGGAACTGGAAGATTCCCCATCCTctcgagaaaataaaaataccatcGTACCTGATGATGCAATTGTTTCCCAACTCGCATCAATGGGTTTTTCATTTGAAGGATGCAAAAAGGCTGTTATATACACGAAAAATTCTGGCGTTGAAGCAGCAATGAACTGGGTTATGGAACACATGGAGGACTCTGATTTTAATGAGCCCATGAAGGAGGAAGGAGATGGTTCTGCTTCAAATGAATTTGTTCCATCAGAGGAAAGTATTGCTACGGTCATGTCAATGGGTTTCTCAGCTACTCAAGCAAAGCATGTTCTCAAGAAGACGGATGGGAATGTGGAAAGAGCGGTGGAATGGATTTTTTCTCACCCTGATGAAATGAATGAGGCGAATAATCCTGCTCCTTCAAAGAAACCCCTTACTGACGGTCCTTCCAAATATAGTCTTCAAGCTTGTATTTCTCATATGGGTACTTCTCATCTTGTTGGTCATTATGTCTGTCACATTCGTAAAGATGATAGCCAATGGGTCATTTTCAATGACAATAAGGTTGCCCTCTCAGAGAATCCCCCGAAAACGCTTGCTTATCTTTATCTCTATAAAAGGATATAA
- the LOC121128810 gene encoding ADP-ribose pyrophosphatase, mitochondrial, whose translation MLSSLFRFTHNQVLKMSRDHHVKCRYPNDYIYRDESGKSRSIVRLKVPNIDCSWDDEFDIYDPITFTAPFVLKAAWADPPLEDRTPKWNSIDGKVDRRSGEGKYRIQGNICLNIKGRTGLRGRGVLGKWGPNHAADPIVTRWKRKEGSNEIEIHPNSGKKVLQFVGIKRKDTGEWALPGGMVDPGEKVSITVRREFMEEAMNSTQGTPEENAQKEKMVERFFSKGVEIYRGYVDDPRNTDNAWMETTAFLFHDEDGKEIAEFDLKAGDDAVDLKWIDISGSIELYASHSDLIRRVVKLKDAHW comes from the exons ATGCTTAGCAGCCTTTTTCGTTTCACTCATAATCAAGTGCTAAAAATGTCGAGGGACCATCATGTCAAATGTCGTTATCCCAATGACTACATCTATAGAGATGAATCTGGGAAATCAAGGTCTATTGTAAGACTTAAAGTGCCTAATATCGATTGTTCATGGGATGATGAATTTGATATTTACGATCCAATAACATTTACGGCTCCTTTTGTCTTAAAAGCTGCATGGGCAGATCCTCCATTAGAAGATAGAACTCCTAAATGGAACTCCATTGATGGTAAAGTAGACCGACGAAGTGGGGAAGGTAAATACCGa atTCAAGgcaatatatgtttaaatataaagggACGTACTGGTCTTCGTGGAAGAGGAGTACTTGGCAAATGGGGCCCCAATCATGCAGCAGATCCCATTGTTACACGGTGGAAAAGGAAAGAAGGCTCTAATGAAATTGAAATTCATCCAAATTCtggtaaaaaagttttacagTTTGTTGGCATTAAAAGAAAGGATACAGGAGAGTGGGCACTGCCAGGAG GTATGGTTGATCCTGGAGAAAAAGTGAGTATAACTGTTAGAAGAGAATTCATGGAAGAAGCTATGAACTCTACTCAGGGAACACCTGAAGAAAATGCtcagaaagaaaaaatggttgAGAGGTTTTTCTCCAAAGGAGTGGAAATTTACCGAG GATACGTGGATGATCCAAGAAATACGGATAATGCATGGATGGAGACTACTGCATTTTTATTCCATGATGAAGATGGAAAAGAGATTGcggaatttgatttaaaagctGGTGATGATGCCGTTGATCTCAAATGGATTGATATCTCTGGAAGTATTGAGCTTTATGCATCCCATTCTGATTTGATTAGGCGCGTAGTTAAACTTAAAGATGCTCATtggtaa